The region TAAGATTGGTTACTTCGTACCGTATCCTAGCTTTTCTCTTACTTTATTTAATGTTCTTGTAGCAATAACAGAAGCTTTATCAGCTCCGATACCTAATAGGCGGTCTACTTCTTCTAAGTTATTGATATAGTATTCGTACTTCTCGCGGATATCTTTAAATTTCTCCACGATAAGTTCGTATAATTCTTGTTTTGCGTGTCCGTAACCGTAGTTTCCTCCTAAGTATTTTGCTCTCAGTTGCTCGGTTTGTTCTGGAGTAGCTAGTAGCTTATACATAGTGAATACGTTACAAGTATCAGGATTTTTAGGATCTTCTAGTGGTGTACTATCTGTCTCTATACCCATCACTTCTTTTCTCAATACTTTATCCGTTTGAAATATGTTGATCGTATTGTGTCTAGACTTACTCATCTTGTTTCCATCAGTACCAGGTACTACCATTACATCCTCTTGGATTTTTGCTTCAGGTAATACAAATGTTTCACCCATTTGGTGGTTAAAACGAGAGGCTACATCACGAGTGATTTCTAAGTGCTGTAATT is a window of Myroides oncorhynchi DNA encoding:
- the trpS gene encoding tryptophan--tRNA ligase, producing the protein MAKILTGVQSTGTPHLGNLLGAILPAVEMANKKENESFIFIANLHSATQIKDAKTLQENTYSVAATWLACGIDISHVTFYRQSDVPQTTELTWYLSCFFPFQRLTLAHSFKDKADVLADVNAGLFSYPMLMAADILLYDAEFVPVGKDQLQHLEITRDVASRFNHQMGETFVLPEAKIQEDVMVVPGTDGNKMSKSRHNTINIFQTDKVLRKEVMGIETDSTPLEDPKNPDTCNVFTMYKLLATPEQTEQLRAKYLGGNYGYGHAKQELYELIVEKFKDIREKYEYYINNLEEVDRLLGIGADKASVIATRTLNKVREKLGYGTK